A genome region from Chloroherpetonaceae bacterium includes the following:
- a CDS encoding GAF domain-containing protein, producing the protein MDTRKILIFDQVGLPAEITQEGLKRMQYAFEYCSPQQTEQYLRTFGASFHLTPVLLLVDATTLHRLKKELPPSLAKVVAIVAVGLPEELESLGGFESWIYTQQLIDFLEIPISSTRFKLLLQRVQAHFHQRERQQLLQREISEQREELEKLTEIGIALSSEQDINKLLEMILSISMEIAGADAGSLYIVEERPGVEFDRSNYLANKQLRFKLAQNISREVPFKEWVMPISPNSIVGYAALSREPLNIPDVYHLPEHVPYSFGGRVFDQSINYRTKSMLTVPMLNRDKETIGVIQLINKKHDFRIVLPDPEEAVHHIIPFTKKDEAFIYALASQAAVAYENRMLYDNIRNLFEGFIKASVTAIEARDPTTSGHSERVAILTVGIAEAVDRLTTGPFKSVQFSKRDLEEIRYASLLHDFGKIGVRERVLVKAKKLYDYELRSIRERYALIKKAIELKYTKQKLFYLMERTREEVEPILQKLDAEMSQKLGELEDYLKFIVQANEPTVMRSEGFGKLREIQSKVFIYSEDEVYPYLLESEAMRLSIPKGSLDEEERREIESHVTHTFNFLRKIPWTNDLRRVPEIAFAHHEKLDGSGYPRKLAAEAIPIQARMMTISDIYDALTAQDRPYKPAVPVERALDILHYEVKSGKVDKDLFEVFVEARIYEKVSSANLAISENGRA; encoded by the coding sequence ATGGATACGAGAAAAATTTTGATTTTTGACCAAGTTGGGTTGCCCGCTGAAATCACACAGGAAGGACTCAAGCGAATGCAATATGCGTTTGAGTATTGCTCACCGCAGCAGACGGAACAGTATCTAAGAACATTTGGCGCATCGTTTCACCTAACGCCTGTGTTGCTGCTGGTGGATGCGACCACTTTGCACCGCTTAAAGAAAGAATTGCCGCCTAGTCTAGCTAAAGTGGTGGCTATTGTGGCAGTTGGACTGCCTGAAGAACTTGAGTCGCTAGGCGGGTTTGAGTCATGGATTTACACGCAACAGCTCATTGATTTTCTGGAAATTCCAATCAGCTCAACACGCTTCAAGCTCCTTTTGCAACGCGTGCAGGCGCATTTTCATCAGCGTGAGCGCCAGCAGCTTTTGCAGCGAGAGATTTCTGAGCAGCGAGAAGAGCTTGAGAAACTAACCGAAATCGGTATTGCTCTCTCCAGCGAGCAAGACATCAACAAGCTCCTCGAGATGATTCTGTCCATCAGTATGGAAATTGCAGGAGCAGATGCAGGGAGTCTCTACATTGTCGAGGAGCGCCCGGGCGTGGAATTTGACCGCAGCAACTACCTTGCGAATAAACAACTGCGCTTTAAACTGGCGCAAAACATTAGCCGTGAAGTGCCCTTCAAAGAGTGGGTGATGCCCATCTCTCCAAACAGCATTGTGGGCTACGCTGCCTTGTCTCGTGAGCCACTTAACATTCCTGATGTGTATCACCTACCTGAGCATGTGCCATATAGCTTCGGTGGGCGGGTGTTCGATCAGTCAATTAACTATCGCACCAAGTCAATGCTCACTGTGCCGATGCTGAATCGTGATAAGGAAACCATCGGCGTGATTCAGCTCATTAACAAAAAGCACGACTTTCGCATTGTGCTGCCCGACCCCGAAGAAGCCGTGCATCACATCATTCCCTTCACGAAAAAAGATGAGGCGTTTATTTACGCACTGGCATCGCAAGCGGCGGTGGCTTACGAAAACAGAATGCTGTATGACAACATTCGCAATCTCTTCGAAGGCTTCATCAAAGCCTCTGTCACTGCCATTGAAGCCCGAGACCCTACGACTTCTGGACACTCTGAGCGCGTAGCAATTCTCACCGTCGGTATAGCTGAAGCAGTGGACCGACTGACTACAGGACCCTTTAAGTCTGTTCAATTTTCAAAGCGCGACTTAGAAGAAATTCGCTATGCGTCGCTATTGCACGACTTTGGCAAAATTGGCGTGCGTGAGCGCGTGCTAGTGAAAGCCAAAAAGCTCTATGATTACGAGCTGCGCTCTATTCGTGAGCGTTACGCGCTGATTAAAAAAGCAATTGAGCTGAAATACACAAAGCAGAAGCTATTCTACCTGATGGAACGCACGCGTGAAGAGGTCGAGCCAATCCTTCAAAAGCTAGACGCCGAAATGTCGCAAAAACTTGGGGAGCTGGAAGACTATCTAAAGTTTATTGTTCAAGCTAATGAACCCACTGTGATGCGCTCAGAGGGCTTTGGCAAGCTAAGAGAAATTCAGTCAAAGGTGTTCATCTACAGTGAAGATGAGGTGTATCCCTACCTTCTGGAATCTGAAGCGATGCGCCTATCGATTCCCAAGGGCAGCCTTGATGAAGAGGAACGCCGTGAGATTGAGTCGCATGTAACGCATACGTTCAACTTCCTTAGGAAAATTCCTTGGACAAATGACCTGAGGCGTGTGCCAGAGATTGCCTTTGCGCATCACGAAAAGCTCGATGGCTCGGGCTACCCACGCAAGCTGGCTGCTGAGGCAATCCCTATTCAGGCACGAATGATGACCATTTCTGACATTTACGATGCACTGACGGCACAAGACCGCCCGTACAAGCCCGCCGTGCCTGTTGAACGAGCCTTAGACATTCTGCACTATGAAGTAAAGAGTGGCAAAGTCGACAAAGACTTGTTCGAAGTCTTTGTAGAAGCACGCATTTATGAGAAGGTGAGCAGTGCTAATTTGGCGATTAGTGAAAACGGTCGGGCTTAG
- the ftsH gene encoding ATP-dependent zinc metalloprotease FtsH has translation MAENPFVKNRESGRPKNIRERFKPVRGDESPFANLNSNGDPDENFKRTFRVLLYAFAMIFLFFFLQRLFTSSEPTAPEISYNEFRRLLGLSLIKEAIVEKRDGGAVLTGILSKYETVELADNRGEKKIDRFIVKLPEFDRAMADELVEKHIKIKFEQREDGSLLQFLMVFGPWILLGVIYFVIIRRLTAQNGLTRNVFNFGKSRAKMITEFDTKVTFADVAGCDEAKAELREIVEFLREPEKFQRLGAKIPKGVLLLGPPGTGKTLLAKAVAGEAGVPFFSMSGADFVEMFVGVGASRVRDLFEQAKQHAPCIVFIDEIDAVGRSRGAGLGGGHDEREQTLNQLLVEMDGFGTNDNVILIAATNRPDVLDTALLRPGRFDRQIVVDKPDVRGREAILRIHTRKVPLAPDVNLQVIAQGTPGFAGADLANLVNEASLFAARANRNVVTMQDLEDARDKVLMGPERKSIYISPREKEITSYHESGHVLVAKFTEGADPVHKVTIIPRGRALGLTSYLPLEDKHTYSRQYILAMITYALGGRAAEEIVFSEISTGAGNDIERATELARKMVCEWGMSERLGPLNYGTKHQEVFLGRDFGRVRDYSEETAVAIDSEVRHIVSECMANARRILTEHIDILHRLAKALIERETLSASEIDRVIAGETLAPVQ, from the coding sequence ATGGCAGAGAATCCTTTTGTGAAGAATCGGGAGAGCGGGCGACCGAAGAACATTCGCGAACGTTTCAAGCCCGTGCGTGGCGATGAATCCCCCTTCGCAAATCTCAATAGCAACGGCGACCCTGATGAAAACTTCAAACGCACCTTTCGCGTCTTGCTCTATGCGTTTGCAATGATTTTCCTTTTCTTTTTCCTGCAGCGACTTTTTACTTCCAGCGAACCTACAGCGCCCGAAATCTCCTACAATGAATTCCGCCGACTTCTGGGGCTATCGCTCATTAAGGAAGCCATCGTAGAAAAACGCGACGGCGGTGCTGTGCTTACAGGCATTCTTAGCAAGTATGAAACGGTTGAACTGGCTGACAATCGTGGCGAGAAAAAGATTGACCGCTTCATCGTGAAGTTGCCTGAGTTCGACCGTGCGATGGCTGATGAGCTGGTTGAAAAGCATATCAAGATAAAATTTGAGCAGCGTGAAGACGGCTCGCTGCTGCAGTTTCTCATGGTGTTTGGACCATGGATTTTGCTTGGCGTGATTTACTTCGTCATCATTCGGCGGCTTACGGCACAAAACGGTCTCACACGCAATGTGTTCAACTTTGGCAAAAGCCGCGCTAAAATGATTACCGAGTTCGATACCAAAGTTACATTTGCCGATGTTGCTGGCTGCGATGAAGCCAAAGCCGAACTTCGTGAAATTGTGGAGTTCCTAAGAGAACCTGAGAAATTCCAGCGGCTGGGTGCCAAAATTCCCAAAGGCGTGTTGCTCTTAGGTCCGCCGGGCACTGGGAAGACACTGCTGGCTAAAGCCGTAGCTGGAGAGGCGGGTGTGCCTTTCTTTTCAATGTCTGGCGCAGATTTTGTCGAGATGTTTGTCGGCGTTGGTGCTTCACGCGTGCGTGATCTTTTTGAACAAGCTAAGCAACATGCCCCTTGCATTGTCTTCATTGATGAAATTGATGCCGTCGGTCGCTCACGGGGCGCAGGTTTGGGCGGCGGACACGATGAACGTGAGCAAACCTTAAACCAACTCCTCGTCGAGATGGATGGCTTTGGCACCAATGACAATGTGATTTTGATTGCGGCTACTAACCGTCCTGATGTGCTGGATACTGCGCTGCTCCGCCCTGGACGCTTCGATCGACAAATTGTGGTCGACAAGCCCGATGTGCGCGGCCGAGAAGCGATTTTGCGCATTCACACACGCAAAGTGCCACTTGCTCCTGATGTGAATCTGCAAGTTATTGCGCAAGGCACCCCCGGCTTTGCCGGCGCCGACCTTGCTAACCTTGTCAATGAAGCCTCACTTTTCGCTGCTCGCGCCAACCGCAACGTTGTTACGATGCAAGATTTAGAAGATGCTCGCGACAAGGTCTTGATGGGACCTGAGCGCAAGAGCATTTACATTTCGCCGCGAGAAAAAGAAATTACCAGCTATCACGAAAGCGGTCATGTTCTGGTCGCCAAATTCACTGAAGGCGCTGACCCTGTGCACAAGGTTACCATCATTCCGCGCGGTCGCGCTTTGGGGCTGACCTCTTACCTGCCTTTGGAAGACAAGCATACGTATTCCCGCCAGTATATCTTGGCAATGATTACTTACGCGCTTGGTGGGCGTGCCGCTGAGGAAATTGTTTTCAGCGAAATTAGCACTGGTGCAGGTAACGACATTGAGCGCGCCACCGAGCTTGCACGCAAGATGGTCTGCGAGTGGGGCATGAGTGAGCGGCTCGGTCCTTTGAACTACGGCACGAAGCATCAAGAAGTTTTCCTAGGCCGTGACTTTGGACGCGTGCGAGACTACAGCGAAGAGACAGCCGTCGCAATTGACAGCGAAGTGCGGCACATTGTCTCCGAGTGCATGGCAAATGCGCGGCGCATTCTCACTGAGCATATAGACATTTTGCATCGTCTTGCAAAAGCGCTCATTGAGCGCGAAACACTCAGCGCCAGTGAAATCGACCGTGTCATTGCTGGTGAAACTCTTGCGCCTGTTCAGTAA
- the hpt gene encoding hypoxanthine phosphoribosyltransferase produces MNHSSLQASSAPLTVTVGDDTFELFISEDAIAQRVAELGKEIERDYAGKTPIFIGILNGAFIFLADLVRAVQAIDVEVDFYKLSSYGNQKISSGQVRNLKSIDAVLEGRDVIVVEDIVDSGLSLSYIRSEILKLRPGSLRFCALFLKEETAQLEFAVDYIGFRIPKQFVVGYGLDIAQKKRNLRAVYKLREP; encoded by the coding sequence GTGAATCACTCATCGCTGCAGGCATCATCAGCGCCGCTCACCGTTACAGTCGGCGACGATACTTTCGAGCTTTTTATCTCCGAAGATGCCATTGCTCAACGCGTGGCAGAGTTGGGCAAAGAAATTGAACGTGATTACGCTGGCAAAACCCCCATTTTCATTGGCATTCTCAACGGCGCATTTATCTTCCTTGCCGACCTTGTGCGCGCCGTACAAGCGATTGATGTAGAAGTGGACTTCTACAAGCTCTCCAGCTACGGCAACCAAAAAATTTCTTCTGGTCAGGTGAGGAACCTCAAGTCGATTGATGCCGTATTAGAAGGGCGTGATGTGATTGTCGTTGAAGACATTGTGGACTCAGGTCTTTCGCTCTCATATATCCGTAGCGAGATTCTTAAATTGCGTCCGGGTAGCCTGCGCTTCTGCGCACTGTTTCTCAAAGAAGAAACTGCACAGTTGGAATTTGCAGTCGACTATATCGGCTTTCGTATACCGAAGCAATTCGTGGTCGGCTACGGTTTGGATATTGCTCAGAAGAAACGCAACCTGAGAGCCGTCTATAAGTTGCGAGAGCCGTAG
- a CDS encoding sulfite exporter TauE/SafE family protein, which produces MIWLLLLLIGFIAGMLSGMFGIGGGVVIVPLLVFLLGFSQYTATGTSLLVFLLPVGILGALEYYKAGKISVEHLRYAAVIALSLFFGSLFGSRLALSLSEEWVRKGFALLLVIVAARLWFKAS; this is translated from the coding sequence ATGATTTGGCTACTGCTTTTGCTCATTGGCTTCATAGCAGGAATGCTCTCGGGAATGTTTGGCATTGGCGGCGGCGTTGTAATTGTGCCGCTGTTGGTGTTTTTGCTTGGATTTTCGCAATACACCGCAACTGGCACTTCGCTTCTTGTATTTCTGTTGCCCGTCGGTATCTTGGGCGCACTGGAATACTACAAAGCTGGGAAAATCTCAGTGGAACATCTTAGATACGCTGCCGTCATCGCATTGAGCCTATTTTTCGGCTCGCTGTTTGGGTCTCGGCTCGCCCTGTCGCTCTCTGAAGAGTGGGTGCGCAAAGGGTTTGCATTGCTTTTAGTCATCGTTGCAGCTCGTCTTTGGTTTAAGGCATCGTAG
- a CDS encoding integration host factor subunit beta produces the protein MVVTVTKADIVSIIASRTGLSKQETETVVDGFIETVIESLKSGERIEIRGFGTFNVRKKNKRIAHNPRTGEKVLIEEKYVPTFKISREFKTAVSEKLKKLPKEKE, from the coding sequence ATTGTCGTAACCGTGACAAAAGCAGATATTGTTAGCATTATTGCCAGTCGTACGGGTCTCTCAAAGCAGGAGACCGAAACTGTGGTAGATGGGTTTATTGAAACCGTCATTGAGTCGCTAAAGTCTGGTGAACGCATTGAGATTCGCGGGTTTGGCACGTTCAACGTGCGCAAGAAGAACAAACGCATTGCCCATAATCCGCGCACAGGTGAAAAAGTCCTCATTGAGGAAAAGTATGTGCCAACCTTTAAAATCTCACGAGAGTTCAAAACCGCAGTCAGTGAGAAGCTCAAGAAACTGCCGAAAGAGAAAGAATGA
- a CDS encoding tetratricopeptide repeat protein: MIHRPNVQDKATCPNCGALVLPDATVCHQCGSDLKIESPPLADAVADSVGSAATASSSASLKAVRAEQSIWLSFALFMLVVLAAFGYQGMTARVAFKKSGAAGEGAKPLTEERLSASPNEASRLPVIVDTATLNRLEALHQRFVTETDSAAKVELALRLSKEYIDLQQLSRAGFYVKAAAEIAGARVPQLWLRAANLYDDAEEYELAKPLYEKFLSIQPKNVDARVDYAIVLLKLGEQGNPALSQQAVSEMRRAVEDDSTHQKATVNLGILYMQIGKVEEAHRLWRRALALDPKSEAGRKAQELMDRFPLTKP; encoded by the coding sequence ATGATCCATCGCCCCAATGTGCAAGACAAAGCCACTTGTCCAAACTGCGGTGCGCTCGTCTTGCCTGATGCAACCGTTTGCCACCAATGCGGCAGTGATTTGAAAATTGAATCACCACCTTTGGCAGATGCCGTGGCAGATAGCGTAGGTTCTGCAGCGACTGCTTCGTCATCAGCTTCTTTGAAAGCGGTGCGTGCGGAGCAATCCATATGGCTCTCTTTTGCTCTTTTTATGCTAGTCGTGCTTGCGGCTTTTGGCTACCAAGGTATGACCGCTCGTGTGGCATTTAAGAAGTCAGGTGCAGCAGGTGAAGGTGCTAAGCCGCTCACGGAGGAACGCCTGTCAGCCAGTCCTAATGAAGCCTCGCGTTTGCCTGTGATAGTTGACACCGCCACCCTAAATCGGCTGGAAGCCTTGCACCAGCGCTTTGTAACGGAGACCGATTCAGCGGCAAAGGTTGAACTAGCGCTACGCCTCTCAAAAGAATACATTGACCTTCAGCAACTTAGCCGTGCTGGTTTCTATGTTAAAGCCGCGGCTGAAATTGCTGGCGCACGTGTGCCTCAGCTCTGGTTACGCGCTGCCAATCTTTACGATGACGCTGAAGAGTACGAGCTTGCCAAACCGCTTTACGAAAAATTTCTCTCTATTCAACCCAAAAATGTGGATGCACGCGTCGACTATGCCATCGTGCTTCTGAAACTTGGCGAACAAGGCAACCCCGCTTTGTCGCAACAAGCCGTCTCAGAGATGCGCCGCGCCGTCGAAGATGACTCCACACACCAGAAAGCAACTGTCAACCTTGGCATTCTCTATATGCAAATTGGCAAAGTCGAAGAAGCGCACCGACTCTGGCGACGTGCGTTGGCGTTAGACCCCAAAAGTGAAGCAGGCCGAAAGGCGCAAGAACTGATGGACCGCTTCCCTCTCACTAAGCCATAG
- a CDS encoding T9SS type A sorting domain-containing protein: NPLPVELVSFSIAAVDEGVKLKWQTASEVDNAGFILSRSRFRDGGFEEIASYRTHDALVGKGTSSTGGTYEFIDRARLVPGETYFYKLEDVDYNGVIYTTEIKEFTMPKEYSLSQNYPNPFNPTTTIEFNLRFPGRTVLEIYNLLGQKVMTVVDADLAAGSYRYQVNLSNLASGMYLYRLRSRDFVATKKMLLMK; the protein is encoded by the coding sequence ATAACCCGCTGCCCGTAGAGCTGGTAAGTTTCTCCATTGCAGCAGTGGATGAGGGCGTCAAACTGAAGTGGCAAACCGCATCCGAAGTGGATAACGCGGGCTTCATTCTCTCGCGCTCCCGCTTCAGAGACGGTGGCTTTGAAGAAATTGCCTCCTACCGCACACACGACGCACTCGTGGGTAAAGGCACATCCAGCACAGGGGGCACTTATGAATTCATTGACCGCGCACGCCTTGTGCCCGGCGAAACCTACTTCTACAAGCTCGAAGATGTCGACTACAACGGCGTCATTTACACCACCGAAATCAAGGAATTCACGATGCCCAAGGAGTATAGCCTAAGCCAGAACTATCCGAATCCATTTAATCCTACCACAACGATTGAATTCAACCTGCGCTTCCCAGGGCGGACGGTGCTGGAAATCTACAACTTACTTGGGCAAAAGGTGATGACGGTGGTGGATGCAGATTTGGCGGCGGGCAGTTACCGCTATCAAGTGAATCTGAGCAATCTGGCAAGTGGAATGTATCTTTATCGCTTACGCAGCCGTGATTTCGTGGCTACAAAGAAGATGCTACTGATGAAATAA